A DNA window from Geovibrio ferrireducens contains the following coding sequences:
- the atpD gene encoding F0F1 ATP synthase subunit beta: MANNVGKIVQVIGPVVDVKFAPGNLPHIYNAIEITDKNGRVIVCEVEQHLGEDTVRSVAMTSTEGLMRGTDVVDTGKAIAAPVGKGALGRILNVTGQPVDEKGPVVADDYWPIHRPAPTMDEQDTNYEILETGIKVIDLLEPYTKGGKTGLFGGAGVGKTVLIMELINNIAKQHGGYSVFAGVGERTREGNDLYAEMMESGVIDKVALVYGQMNEPPGARMRVALTGLTIAEYFRDVQGQDVLLFVDNIFRFSQAGSEVSALLGRMPSAVGYQPTLGTEMGELQERITSTKKGSITSVQAVYVPADDLTDPAPATTFAHLDATTVLSRQIAELGIYPAVDPLDSTSRILDPNIVGEEHYQTARAVQAVLQRYKELQDIIAILGMEELTEQDKLTVARARKIQRFLSQPFHVAEQFTGLAGKYVPLNETIESFKKILAGDCDDLPEQAFYLVGNLDEVYEKAEKLKKGA; this comes from the coding sequence ATGGCAAATAATGTTGGTAAAATTGTTCAGGTAATCGGCCCTGTTGTGGACGTGAAGTTTGCCCCCGGCAACCTTCCTCACATCTACAACGCCATCGAGATTACCGATAAAAACGGAAGAGTGATCGTCTGCGAGGTTGAACAGCACCTCGGAGAAGACACTGTCCGCAGTGTTGCCATGACATCCACAGAAGGCCTTATGAGAGGCACTGACGTGGTTGACACCGGAAAAGCAATAGCCGCTCCGGTAGGCAAAGGCGCGCTTGGACGTATCCTTAACGTTACGGGACAGCCCGTTGACGAAAAAGGACCTGTGGTCGCTGACGACTACTGGCCTATCCACAGACCCGCTCCCACAATGGATGAGCAGGACACAAACTACGAGATTCTTGAAACGGGAATTAAAGTTATCGACCTCCTTGAACCCTATACAAAAGGCGGTAAAACCGGCCTTTTCGGCGGTGCGGGCGTTGGTAAAACGGTTCTCATCATGGAGCTTATCAACAACATCGCAAAACAGCACGGCGGTTACTCTGTTTTCGCCGGAGTCGGTGAAAGAACAAGGGAAGGTAACGACCTTTACGCTGAGATGATGGAATCCGGCGTTATCGATAAAGTTGCCCTGGTGTACGGCCAGATGAACGAGCCCCCCGGAGCAAGGATGAGAGTTGCGCTTACCGGTCTTACAATCGCGGAATACTTCCGTGATGTACAGGGACAGGATGTTCTTCTCTTTGTTGACAACATTTTCCGTTTCTCTCAGGCGGGTTCAGAAGTGTCCGCACTTCTCGGACGTATGCCTTCTGCGGTGGGCTACCAGCCTACACTCGGTACGGAGATGGGTGAGCTTCAGGAGAGGATTACCTCTACCAAAAAGGGTTCAATCACATCTGTTCAGGCGGTTTACGTTCCTGCGGATGACCTTACTGACCCTGCTCCCGCTACTACTTTCGCACACCTCGACGCGACTACGGTTCTTTCACGTCAGATTGCGGAACTTGGTATCTACCCCGCGGTTGACCCCCTTGACTCAACATCAAGGATTCTTGACCCCAACATAGTGGGTGAAGAGCACTACCAAACAGCAAGGGCTGTTCAGGCTGTTCTTCAGAGATATAAAGAGCTTCAGGACATCATCGCGATCCTCGGTATGGAAGAGCTTACAGAGCAGGATAAACTCACGGTTGCAAGGGCAAGGAAGATTCAGAGATTCCTTTCTCAGCCTTTCCATGTTGCCGAGCAGTTCACCGGTCTTGCGGGCAAATATGTTCCGCTTAACGAGACTATCGAAAGCTTTAAAAAGATACTCGCGGGCGACTGCGACGATCTTCCTGAGCAGGCTTTCTACCTTGTAGGAAACCTTGACGAGGTTTACGAGAAGGCGGAGAAACTTAAGAAGGGTGCATAA
- a CDS encoding F0F1 ATP synthase subunit epsilon yields the protein MADMIRLELVTPERLLLSEDVEEVIVPGVEGDLGVLPGHTPLLSALRVGEMTYRKGGKNEYVAIEGGGLIEISSDKVIVLADAAELGREINLQEAIERKLQAESALKNERQQDAQNFRNMEARLKVELTKIQIAEKYK from the coding sequence ATGGCTGATATGATAAGGCTTGAGCTGGTTACTCCTGAGCGTCTGCTTCTCAGCGAAGACGTGGAAGAAGTTATTGTTCCGGGTGTTGAGGGCGACCTCGGCGTTCTGCCCGGTCACACTCCGCTTCTCTCCGCTCTGCGTGTTGGCGAAATGACGTACAGGAAAGGCGGCAAAAACGAATATGTCGCTATTGAAGGAGGCGGTCTCATCGAGATCAGCTCCGACAAGGTTATTGTTCTCGCCGATGCCGCTGAGCTTGGCCGTGAAATTAACCTTCAGGAAGCCATCGAACGCAAGCTTCAGGCTGAAAGTGCTCTGAAAAACGAGCGTCAGCAGGATGCGCAGAACTTCAGAAACATGGAAGCGAGACTTAAAGTCGAGCTCACCAAGATTCAGATTGCTGAAAAATATAAGTAA